The proteins below come from a single Micromonospora citrea genomic window:
- a CDS encoding class I SAM-dependent methyltransferase, with translation MPDGWQWDPTLFQGSAAYYERGRLPYAPRFAERLAEELALDGSGRLLDVGCGPGTATLALAPYFVAVVGVDPDPDMLVEAGRRARRLDVGNARWVAARAEELPAGLGEFRAVMFAQSFHWTDRDEVAAVVRGMLPPGGAFLHMSDRKGPPTEPAGLPHPAPPSGPVAALVRSYLGEVRRAGRGVLVDGTPGGEEHVLARAGFEGFRRLIVPAGAVVERSADDVVANVFSRSDSAPHLFGDRLGAFERDLRLLLRETSPGGVFAERVPDTEIKIWRRPVAARRRRGRRPSS, from the coding sequence ATGCCCGACGGATGGCAGTGGGACCCGACGTTGTTCCAGGGCAGCGCGGCCTACTACGAACGGGGCCGCCTGCCGTACGCGCCGCGGTTCGCCGAGCGGCTCGCCGAGGAGTTGGCGCTGGACGGTTCCGGCCGGCTCCTCGACGTCGGCTGCGGGCCTGGCACCGCGACGCTGGCGCTGGCGCCGTACTTCGTGGCGGTCGTCGGCGTCGATCCCGACCCGGACATGCTGGTCGAGGCCGGTCGCCGCGCGCGGCGGCTCGACGTCGGCAACGCCCGCTGGGTGGCGGCGCGGGCCGAGGAGCTGCCGGCCGGCCTGGGGGAGTTCCGGGCGGTGATGTTCGCGCAGTCGTTCCACTGGACCGACCGGGACGAGGTCGCCGCGGTGGTGCGCGGGATGCTCCCGCCCGGCGGGGCCTTCCTGCACATGAGCGACCGCAAGGGGCCGCCGACCGAACCGGCCGGGCTGCCGCACCCGGCCCCGCCGTCGGGGCCCGTCGCCGCGCTGGTGCGCAGCTATCTGGGCGAGGTGCGCCGGGCCGGGCGGGGCGTGCTGGTGGACGGCACGCCGGGCGGGGAGGAGCACGTGCTGGCGCGGGCGGGGTTCGAGGGGTTCCGGCGGCTCATCGTGCCGGCCGGCGCGGTGGTGGAGCGCTCCGCCGACGACGTCGTCGCGAACGTGTTCTCCCGCTCGGACTCGGCGCCGCACCTCTTCGGAGACCGGCTGGGCGCGTTCGAGCGGGACCTGCGCCTCCTGCTTCGCGAGACGTCGCCGGGCGGCGTCTTCGCGGAGCGGGTGCCGGACACCGAGATCAAGATATGGCGGCGGCCGGTCGCCGCACGCCGGCGCCGGGGCCGGCGACCCTCGTCGTGA
- a CDS encoding FAD-dependent monooxygenase, which produces MRVAVVGAGLGGVSVAVGLHRAGHEVTLYERGAELREAGTGVVIMPNGARALDALGLGDDLRGQAVRATSGGLRDWRGRALLVADAVQAQRSVGAAHVVSRAGLHRALRAPLPTALLRTGTPVRRLEPHGNEVAVVTEGHRVTRADAVIVADGIGSGLRGQLFPDHPGLRQVGRLDLRGVLPTPAGLDVSELLASIMVDRRTGAVFGLFPLGESDLYWFTDSALAGPPPAAQEARRQVLSLMADWHPAVPALIEATPPTDVHVDAIARLAEPLPSFAVGRVALLGDAAHAMTPDLGQGASQAFEDAAALTRHLADARPVDVPDRLRRYDAERRPRTSRLMAAASRQSRMTSRTGGAAWLRDALLRAVPPQLATRLLAATWRAQ; this is translated from the coding sequence ATGCGGGTCGCGGTGGTCGGTGCCGGTCTGGGTGGGGTCTCGGTGGCGGTCGGGCTGCACCGGGCCGGTCACGAGGTGACGCTGTACGAGCGCGGCGCCGAGTTACGCGAGGCGGGCACCGGCGTGGTGATCATGCCCAACGGCGCCCGCGCCCTGGACGCGCTCGGGTTGGGCGACGACCTGCGCGGCCAGGCGGTACGCGCGACCAGCGGCGGGTTACGGGACTGGCGCGGCAGGGCGCTGCTGGTCGCGGACGCCGTTCAGGCACAGCGGTCGGTCGGCGCGGCGCACGTGGTGTCCCGCGCGGGGCTGCACCGGGCGTTGCGCGCGCCGTTGCCCACCGCGCTGCTGCGGACCGGCACGCCGGTGCGGCGGCTGGAGCCCCACGGGAACGAGGTGGCCGTCGTCACCGAGGGACACCGGGTGACCAGGGCCGACGCCGTGATCGTGGCCGACGGGATCGGCAGCGGCCTGCGCGGCCAGCTGTTTCCCGACCATCCGGGGCTGCGGCAGGTCGGCCGGCTGGACCTGCGGGGCGTGCTGCCCACGCCGGCCGGCCTGGACGTCTCCGAGCTGCTGGCCAGCATCATGGTCGACCGTCGCACCGGAGCCGTGTTCGGCCTGTTCCCGCTCGGCGAGAGCGACCTGTACTGGTTCACCGACTCGGCGCTGGCCGGGCCCCCGCCTGCGGCGCAGGAGGCGCGCCGACAGGTCCTCTCCCTCATGGCGGACTGGCACCCGGCCGTCCCGGCGCTGATCGAGGCCACTCCGCCCACGGACGTCCACGTCGACGCGATCGCCCGCCTGGCCGAGCCGCTGCCGTCGTTCGCGGTCGGCCGGGTGGCGCTGCTCGGCGACGCCGCCCACGCGATGACCCCCGACCTCGGCCAGGGCGCCAGCCAGGCGTTCGAGGACGCGGCCGCGTTGACCCGGCACCTCGCCGACGCCCGCCCGGTCGACGTTCCTGATCGACTTCGTCGCTACGACGCCGAACGCCGGCCCCGCACCAGCCGCCTCATGGCGGCGGCGTCCCGGCAGTCGCGGATGACCTCGCGGACCGGCGGCGCCGCGTGGCTGCGTGACGCCCTGCTGCGGGCCGTGCCGCCTCAGCTCGCCACCCGCCTGCTGGCCGCCACGTGGCGTGCGCAGTAG
- a CDS encoding TetR/AcrR family transcriptional regulator, whose amino-acid sequence MPPTNPGRRRALTDAAIDLLATSGVHGVTHRAVEQAAGLPPGTASNYFRSREALLVAAARRIVDLHHADTDGFAPRAGTAEAPAASAPAGTSAQLAELLAESLFAAATTLRNRYLAVFELQMEATRRPALAAVLTALQDSSFRLTADQHAALGLAIPAERIPILVALYGGTLFALVAAPPGHVSRELVDDLAWAIVRGALPDLDVGA is encoded by the coding sequence ATGCCGCCGACCAACCCCGGCCGTCGCCGAGCCCTGACCGACGCCGCCATCGACCTGCTCGCGACGTCCGGCGTCCACGGCGTGACGCACCGCGCGGTCGAGCAGGCCGCCGGGCTGCCCCCGGGCACCGCCTCCAACTACTTCCGCAGCCGCGAGGCGCTCCTGGTCGCCGCGGCGCGACGCATCGTTGACCTGCACCACGCCGACACGGACGGGTTCGCCCCCCGCGCGGGGACCGCCGAGGCACCCGCCGCGAGCGCGCCCGCCGGCACGAGCGCACAGTTGGCCGAGCTGCTGGCCGAGTCGCTGTTCGCGGCGGCGACCACACTGCGCAACCGCTACCTGGCGGTGTTCGAACTGCAGATGGAGGCGACACGGCGACCGGCGCTGGCCGCCGTACTGACCGCGTTGCAGGACAGCTCGTTCCGGCTCACCGCCGACCAGCACGCCGCACTCGGCCTGGCCATCCCCGCCGAGCGGATCCCCATCCTGGTCGCCCTCTACGGCGGGACGCTGTTCGCACTGGTGGCGGCACCGCCCGGGCACGTCAGCAGGGAACTCGTCGACGATCTCGCTTGGGCCATCGTGCGCGGCGCGCTGCCCGATCTCGACGTGGGTGCCTGA
- a CDS encoding DUF4132 domain-containing protein, translating into MAWLPMGDSYEISLVDGKVAARSSGPRATGRPLKILPKALRDDPEVDRLRQLAQWLDRHAAECLARVDAWVVSSLPVPTGLLARVWPDPAWRDALRDLVVLGDDPAEPGFLRDVTDTGDLRVVNLDGETVRSSPATATLPHPVRLPDLADLRGFAEELEITQRIEQLYRGTWGRPDNVRERDTTITDFQGATVPNRLAARAATLGYRVSGSQVTCRVWEDGRTVEAAMWFDEDYWDSEATLGTLSWSVVDGPTLRLTEVGPVAWSEGMRMATALSGAATRAGEKA; encoded by the coding sequence ATGGCCTGGCTACCGATGGGAGACTCGTACGAGATCTCCCTCGTGGACGGAAAGGTGGCGGCCCGGTCCAGCGGCCCGCGTGCCACCGGCCGTCCGTTGAAGATCCTGCCGAAGGCGTTGCGCGACGACCCCGAGGTGGACCGGTTGCGCCAGCTCGCCCAGTGGCTGGACCGGCACGCCGCCGAATGCCTGGCCCGGGTCGACGCGTGGGTGGTGTCCTCGCTGCCGGTGCCGACCGGGCTGCTGGCCCGGGTCTGGCCGGATCCGGCCTGGCGGGACGCGCTGCGTGACCTCGTGGTGCTCGGCGACGACCCGGCCGAGCCGGGCTTCCTGCGGGACGTCACCGACACCGGCGACCTGCGCGTGGTCAACCTCGACGGGGAGACCGTCCGGTCTTCGCCGGCCACCGCGACCCTGCCCCACCCGGTGCGCCTGCCCGACCTGGCCGACCTGCGTGGCTTCGCCGAGGAGCTGGAGATCACCCAGCGGATCGAGCAACTGTACCGGGGCACCTGGGGCAGACCCGACAACGTCCGGGAGCGCGACACCACGATCACCGACTTCCAGGGCGCCACGGTCCCCAACCGGCTGGCCGCCCGGGCCGCCACCCTCGGCTACCGGGTCTCCGGCTCGCAGGTCACCTGCCGGGTCTGGGAGGACGGCCGGACGGTCGAGGCCGCCATGTGGTTCGACGAGGACTACTGGGACTCCGAGGCGACCCTGGGCACCCTCTCCTGGTCGGTGGTGGACGGGCCGACGCTGCGGTTGACCGAGGTCGGGCCGGTGGCCTGGTCGGAAGGAATGCGGATGGCGACGGCCCTGTCCGGCGCCGCGACGCGAGCGGGGGAGAAGGCGTGA